The Phycisphaerales bacterium AB-hyl4 genome has a window encoding:
- a CDS encoding DNA topoisomerase (ATP-hydrolyzing) subunit A, producing MARRSKRQSADDGDSLFETPDNGDGQPIDARESALGVEDRIPLREAAQSRYLNYALSVITSRALPDVRDGLKPVQRRILYTMWIDGMRADAKHRKCANVVGQVMGRFHPHGDSAIYEALVRMAQPFMMRMPMVDGSGNFGSLDGDPPAAMRYTECRLQPIASELLSEIAQQTVHFRPNYDGTKEEPVVLPARLPNLLINGSAGIAVGMATNIPPHNADEVCQALLRLIDNAELTSAQLAITVKGPDFPTGGQIITSASEIRDIYKTGQGSIKIRGTWEKGPAGRGGKTLFITSIPYGVNKSVLVERIADVVISRKLPLLIDVKDVSTDDVRIELTLKKDADEQIVMAYLFKHTPMQTNFGVNLTCLLPTENPEVGRPERCDLREILQSFLQFRLDVVTRRLAHELGQLEKRIHLLEGFAFAFDVLDDIIAIIRKSDGKADAAQKILKKYGPEQVGKGGLDEEQIDAILELKLYRLARLEINVILDELKDKQKRAKEIRKLLAEEDAAGRWQIIRDEIDQLRKDYTKADKRRTLIESIDDEPTFNAEDFIVAEDNHVLVTVDGWVKRQKEIADPTKTRLREGDRVLTCQPGSTRATMCFLSNKGTAYTARIIDIPATTGYGEPIQKLFKLKDGERIIAAFSLDPRVIGNIHEDPKHPDYAPEVHGLAVASDGYALRFGISNFIEPSTKAGRRFARPAKGSEVLFAGTIDGSETVIAVTREARCLLTSAEEVNYLSGAGKGVQLIKLNKGDKVLGVKTAVDDRDTLVAKTSLGGEQRINTAKYKLVSRGGKGHEVIKRGRLTEIVPDAPQPPLPLDELS from the coding sequence TTGGCTCGACGAAGCAAACGCCAATCCGCCGACGACGGCGACAGCCTCTTCGAAACCCCGGACAACGGCGACGGCCAGCCGATCGACGCGCGCGAGTCCGCGCTGGGCGTTGAAGACCGCATCCCGTTGCGCGAAGCGGCGCAAAGTCGCTACCTCAACTATGCGCTGTCGGTCATCACCAGCCGAGCGCTGCCTGATGTGCGCGACGGCCTGAAGCCGGTGCAGCGGCGCATCCTCTACACGATGTGGATCGACGGCATGCGGGCCGACGCGAAGCACCGCAAGTGTGCCAACGTGGTCGGCCAGGTGATGGGCCGGTTCCACCCGCACGGCGACTCGGCGATCTACGAAGCGCTGGTCCGCATGGCCCAGCCGTTCATGATGCGCATGCCGATGGTCGACGGCTCGGGCAACTTCGGCTCGCTCGACGGCGACCCCCCTGCCGCGATGCGCTACACCGAATGTCGCTTGCAGCCGATCGCCAGCGAACTGCTCAGTGAGATCGCGCAGCAGACGGTGCACTTCCGCCCGAACTATGACGGCACGAAGGAAGAGCCCGTCGTGCTGCCGGCCAGGCTGCCCAACCTGCTGATCAACGGCAGCGCGGGCATCGCGGTGGGCATGGCGACGAACATCCCGCCACACAACGCGGACGAGGTCTGCCAGGCGCTGCTGCGCCTGATCGACAACGCGGAGCTGACCAGCGCCCAGCTGGCCATCACCGTCAAGGGCCCGGACTTCCCCACGGGCGGGCAGATCATCACGTCTGCCAGCGAAATCCGCGACATCTACAAGACCGGGCAAGGCTCGATCAAGATTCGCGGCACGTGGGAGAAAGGCCCGGCCGGGCGCGGCGGCAAGACGCTGTTTATCACCAGCATCCCCTACGGTGTGAACAAGAGCGTGCTCGTCGAACGCATTGCCGACGTCGTGATCTCGCGCAAGCTGCCGCTGCTGATCGACGTGAAAGATGTGAGCACGGACGACGTTCGCATCGAGCTGACCTTGAAGAAGGATGCGGACGAGCAGATCGTCATGGCGTACCTGTTCAAGCACACGCCGATGCAGACGAACTTCGGCGTGAACCTCACCTGCCTGCTGCCGACGGAGAACCCCGAGGTCGGCAGGCCCGAACGCTGCGACCTGCGCGAGATCCTGCAAAGCTTCCTCCAGTTTCGCCTCGACGTGGTGACGCGTCGGCTGGCGCATGAGCTGGGCCAACTCGAAAAGCGCATCCACCTGCTCGAAGGCTTCGCGTTCGCGTTTGATGTGCTCGACGACATCATCGCCATCATCCGCAAAAGCGACGGCAAGGCCGACGCGGCGCAGAAGATTCTCAAGAAGTATGGCCCCGAGCAAGTCGGCAAAGGCGGCCTCGACGAAGAGCAGATCGACGCGATCCTCGAACTGAAGCTGTACCGCCTGGCGCGTCTTGAAATCAACGTCATTCTCGATGAGCTGAAGGACAAGCAGAAGCGGGCGAAGGAGATCCGCAAGCTGCTGGCCGAGGAAGACGCGGCCGGCCGATGGCAGATCATTCGTGATGAGATCGACCAGCTTCGCAAGGATTACACGAAGGCGGACAAACGGCGGACGCTCATCGAGAGCATTGACGACGAGCCGACGTTCAACGCGGAAGACTTCATCGTCGCGGAGGACAACCATGTGCTCGTCACGGTCGACGGTTGGGTGAAGCGGCAGAAGGAGATCGCCGACCCGACCAAGACCCGCCTGCGCGAAGGCGATCGTGTGCTCACCTGTCAGCCGGGCTCGACGCGGGCGACCATGTGCTTCCTTTCCAACAAGGGCACGGCGTATACCGCGCGTATCATCGACATCCCCGCGACCACCGGCTACGGCGAGCCGATCCAGAAGCTGTTCAAACTCAAAGACGGCGAACGCATCATCGCGGCCTTCAGCCTCGACCCGCGCGTCATCGGCAACATCCACGAAGACCCCAAACACCCGGACTATGCGCCGGAAGTGCACGGCCTGGCGGTCGCCAGCGACGGCTACGCGCTGCGGTTTGGCATCAGCAACTTCATTGAACCTTCCACCAAGGCCGGCCGACGCTTCGCACGACCGGCCAAGGGCAGCGAAGTGCTCTTCGCAGGCACGATCGACGGCAGTGAAACGGTGATCGCCGTGACGCGCGAGGCCCGCTGCCTGCTGACCAGCGCGGAGGAGGTCAACTACCTCTCCGGCGCGGGCAAGGGCGTGCAGTTGATCAAGCTGAACAAGGGCGACAAAGTGCTCGGCGTGAAAACCGCGGTCGACGATCGCGACACGCTGGTCGCCAAGACCAGCCTCGGCGGCGAGCAGCGGATCAACACCGCCAAGTACAAGCTCGTGTCGCGCGGCGGCAAGGGGCATGAAGTAATCAAGCGCGGCAGGCTGACCGAGATCGTGCCCGACGCGCCGCAGCCGCCGCTGCCGTTGGATGAACTGTCGTAA
- a CDS encoding YhcH/YjgK/YiaL family protein gives MIIDTLQNAATYANLQRGFDLAFAFIASDRATSADEGRYDLDGDRVFALVQSYTTKPVEQSVWEAHRKYADVQFIVAGRERMGYAPLTTMTESQAYDAEKDVALYTGEGTLLPFAAGAFAVFMPQDVHMPCVFDGEAGKVRKVVVKVQVDQ, from the coding sequence ATGATCATTGACACGCTGCAAAACGCTGCGACGTACGCCAACCTTCAGCGGGGCTTCGATCTGGCGTTTGCGTTTATCGCCAGCGACCGGGCGACCTCGGCCGACGAAGGGCGATATGACCTTGACGGCGATCGCGTGTTTGCGCTCGTGCAGTCGTACACAACCAAGCCTGTTGAGCAGAGCGTGTGGGAGGCGCATCGCAAGTATGCGGATGTGCAGTTCATCGTCGCCGGCCGCGAGCGGATGGGCTACGCGCCGCTGACGACGATGACGGAATCGCAAGCGTACGACGCGGAGAAGGATGTGGCGTTGTACACGGGTGAAGGCACGTTGCTGCCGTTCGCCGCTGGGGCGTTCGCGGTGTTCATGCCGCAGGACGTGCACATGCCCTGCGTGTTCGACGGCGAAGCGGGCAAGGTGCGGAAAGTTGTCGTGAAAGTTCAGGTAGATCAATGA
- a CDS encoding type IIA DNA topoisomerase subunit B, producing MSTYTAKDIQVLEGLEPVRKRPGMYIGGVSSAGLHHLVWEVLDNSVDEAMNGYATEIVLTLHKDGTSITVADNGRGIPVDIHPKHKKSALEIILGTLHAGGKFEHDNYKTSGGLHGVGSSVVNALSKKLVATVKRDGHEWQMTFAAGKPQGKLKKVGSARGSGTTIYFHPDATIFPKTEFDAELIRHRLEITSYLHKGVKVVFKDETTNKVDTFQHREGLVQYLAKLTKEREAKSVVDQPFSFERESDDGKVEVCFHWTESTEEHVRSYVNGIPTGSGGSHETGLRTGINKAIRNYVETHNLTPRGVNISAEDIREGVIGVLSVFITDPQFQGQTKDRLNNPEAQQLVDAAVRQSFEHWLNENRTSAEAIVHRIILAARAREASRAASASISRKTATSGRLNLPGKLSDCANSNRGDSELFIVEGDSAGGSAKQGRNRATQAILPLRGKVLNTESVALAKVLENKELADLVTAMGCGVGKDFDLKKLRYDRVILLADADSDGHHITTLLLTFFYRHLRELLAAHRVYLAVPPLYRLDIGKETYWAADDPDRDRILKKHRKGNAKVETTRFKGLGEMMPKVLWETTLNPKTRRLLRVDVDDALETDRVMSDLMGKDPSARFRFIMERAEEAEELDV from the coding sequence ATGAGCACGTATACCGCCAAAGATATTCAGGTTCTCGAAGGCCTTGAGCCCGTACGCAAACGCCCCGGGATGTACATCGGCGGCGTGTCGTCGGCGGGGCTGCACCACCTCGTGTGGGAAGTGCTCGACAACTCGGTCGACGAAGCCATGAACGGCTACGCGACCGAGATCGTGCTCACGCTCCACAAGGATGGCACGAGCATTACCGTGGCTGACAACGGGCGCGGCATTCCCGTTGACATTCACCCGAAGCATAAGAAGTCCGCGCTCGAAATCATCCTCGGCACACTGCACGCCGGCGGCAAGTTCGAGCACGATAACTACAAAACCTCCGGCGGCCTGCACGGCGTGGGCTCGTCGGTCGTCAACGCACTGAGCAAGAAACTCGTCGCCACCGTCAAACGCGACGGCCACGAGTGGCAGATGACCTTCGCCGCGGGCAAGCCGCAGGGCAAGCTGAAGAAAGTCGGCAGCGCGCGCGGCAGCGGCACGACGATCTACTTCCACCCCGACGCGACCATCTTCCCCAAGACCGAGTTCGATGCGGAGTTGATTCGCCATCGACTGGAAATCACCAGCTATCTGCACAAGGGTGTCAAGGTCGTCTTCAAAGATGAAACGACCAACAAGGTCGACACGTTTCAGCATCGCGAAGGACTGGTGCAGTACCTGGCGAAGCTGACGAAAGAGCGCGAAGCCAAGTCGGTTGTCGATCAGCCGTTCAGCTTCGAACGTGAAAGCGATGACGGCAAGGTGGAAGTCTGCTTCCACTGGACGGAGTCGACCGAAGAGCACGTGCGCAGTTATGTCAACGGCATCCCCACCGGCTCGGGCGGGTCGCATGAAACGGGCCTGCGGACGGGGATCAACAAGGCGATCCGCAATTATGTGGAGACGCATAACCTCACGCCGCGCGGTGTGAACATCTCGGCGGAGGACATTCGCGAAGGCGTGATCGGCGTGCTGAGCGTGTTCATCACCGATCCGCAGTTCCAGGGGCAGACCAAGGATCGGCTGAACAACCCCGAAGCGCAGCAACTCGTCGACGCGGCAGTGCGGCAAAGTTTCGAGCATTGGCTGAACGAGAACCGCACGTCGGCCGAGGCGATCGTGCACCGCATCATCCTCGCGGCGCGGGCGCGCGAGGCAAGCCGGGCGGCGAGCGCGTCGATCAGTCGCAAGACGGCGACGTCCGGCCGACTCAATCTGCCGGGCAAGCTCAGCGACTGCGCCAACAGTAACCGCGGCGACAGTGAGCTGTTTATCGTGGAAGGCGACTCGGCCGGCGGCAGCGCGAAGCAAGGGCGAAATCGTGCGACGCAGGCGATCCTCCCCCTGCGCGGCAAGGTGCTCAACACGGAGTCGGTCGCGCTGGCGAAGGTGCTGGAGAACAAGGAACTGGCGGACCTTGTCACGGCCATGGGCTGCGGCGTGGGCAAGGATTTCGACCTTAAGAAGCTGCGCTACGATCGCGTGATTCTGTTGGCCGACGCGGACTCGGACGGGCATCACATCACGACGTTGTTGCTCACGTTTTTCTATCGCCATCTGCGCGAGTTGCTCGCGGCGCACCGGGTGTACCTGGCCGTGCCGCCGTTGTATCGGCTGGACATTGGCAAAGAGACATACTGGGCGGCGGACGACCCGGACCGCGACCGCATTTTGAAGAAGCATCGCAAGGGCAATGCGAAGGTGGAGACAACGCGCTTCAAGGGCCTGGGCGAGATGATGCCGAAGGTGTTGTGGGAGACAACGTTGAACCCCAAGACGCGGCGGCTGCTGCGTGTTGATGTGGACGATGCGCTGGAGACGGATCGCGTGATGAGCGACCTGATGGGCAAAGACCCGTCCGCCCGCTTCCGCTTCATCATGGAGCGCGCGGAAGAGGCGGAGGAGTTGGATGTGTGA
- a CDS encoding type II secretion system F family protein — protein MSQFSYKARDNRGEMLTGILQATSLEEAGRRLRGEGKFVVDLKPARDGAAARKRDPRRIRVNRADVASFTHQLAVMVDTGVPLSEALQAATDQTADENFRAVLEDVCQQVQAGNALSATLARYPRTFPPVMISLLRASEASGSMGPMLERLAKHLEKELATRRKIRGALTYPGVMMVMVLGVTLFLLTFVMPRFVGIYDTRGVTLPWATAFLMDASHSLMHYWYYYLIGLIAVTVGLVSFGQTTPGRYTYDWLKLHTPVIGPLFHKVYLARGCQTMGTLINAGVPVLDMIEITRETTRNVYFDRLWKDIDDRLRRGVQLSEAMMDSPLVPRSVSQMIFAGEKSGRLGRVMERVATFTEEAFDEQIAQSTRYIEPAMIIVMGAIIGFVAIAMLLPIFQLSSVVAG, from the coding sequence ATGAGCCAGTTCAGCTACAAAGCACGCGACAATCGGGGCGAGATGCTCACCGGCATCCTCCAAGCCACCAGCCTCGAAGAGGCCGGCCGACGGCTGCGCGGCGAAGGCAAGTTCGTCGTTGACCTCAAGCCCGCCCGCGACGGCGCTGCCGCACGCAAACGCGACCCCCGTCGCATCCGCGTCAACCGCGCCGACGTCGCCAGCTTCACCCACCAACTCGCCGTCATGGTCGACACCGGCGTGCCGCTGAGCGAAGCGCTCCAGGCCGCCACCGACCAGACCGCCGACGAAAACTTCCGAGCCGTGCTCGAAGACGTCTGCCAGCAGGTGCAGGCCGGCAACGCGCTCTCCGCCACACTCGCCCGCTACCCGCGCACCTTCCCGCCCGTCATGATCTCGCTGCTGCGCGCCAGCGAAGCGTCCGGCTCGATGGGCCCAATGCTCGAACGACTCGCCAAGCATCTCGAAAAAGAACTCGCCACGCGACGCAAGATCCGCGGCGCCCTCACCTACCCCGGCGTCATGATGGTCATGGTCCTCGGCGTCACCCTCTTCCTGCTCACGTTCGTCATGCCCCGCTTCGTCGGCATCTACGACACGCGCGGCGTCACCCTCCCCTGGGCCACCGCCTTCCTCATGGACGCCAGCCATTCGCTGATGCACTACTGGTACTACTACCTCATCGGCCTCATCGCCGTCACCGTCGGCCTCGTCTCGTTCGGCCAAACCACGCCGGGCCGGTACACCTACGACTGGCTGAAGCTGCACACGCCCGTCATCGGCCCGCTGTTTCACAAGGTCTACCTCGCCCGCGGCTGCCAGACGATGGGCACGCTCATCAACGCCGGCGTCCCCGTGCTCGACATGATCGAGATCACCCGTGAAACCACACGCAACGTCTACTTCGACCGCCTCTGGAAAGACATCGACGACCGCCTCCGCCGCGGCGTTCAGCTCAGCGAAGCCATGATGGACTCGCCCCTGGTCCCGCGCAGCGTGTCGCAGATGATCTTCGCCGGCGAAAAGTCCGGCCGACTCGGCCGCGTTATGGAACGCGTCGCCACCTTCACCGAAGAAGCGTTCGACGAACAGATCGCCCAAAGCACCCGCTACATCGAGCCCGCCATGATCATCGTCATGGGTGCCATCATCGGCTTCGTCGCGATCGCCATGCTCCTGCCAATCTTCCAGCTCTCAAGCGTCGTCGCGGGGTGA
- a CDS encoding GspE/PulE family protein — MDLSFLSTSTGSDRGAIIPPHAIRVGDLLLEKGVIKQDQLDKALAAQRERGHKRLLGETLVEMKIVSEEQVMEVLAEAYGIPFARIHPRIADPAVVDQLPRDFLEKQGVLPLFLVRDVLTVAVHEPANVFVIEEIERLTGHRVQLVAATAKDIQHTLHLFLPQENVFVIDQLVEDVQEDAMSLVEKEVTDLNDAQNAANESPVIKLVNYLIYQAVHEEASDIHIEPGDQTLRVRYRVDGRLFEKMTPPHQMLPAMVSRIKIMAGLDISERRLPQDGGICVMIDKRQIDLRVSTMPGRFGEKVVIRIIDTQNAMVRLERLGFPEDTLERYRRAVHQPNGIILVTGPTGSGKSTTLYATLNEINSDDINISTVEDPVEYSLDGVNQFQVNEKAGFTFAGALRSLLRQDPDVVMLGEIRDQETARIATQAALTGHLVLSTLHTNDAPSAVTRLFNVGVEPYLVAASIRAVIAQRLVRKICPDCKEAVTPDSHVAHSLDRLAEQGVEIKTLYQGQGCPKCRQTGYRGRVGVYELLVPDDNLLDAISRGVSLQELRQMATDAGAYHTLRDDGIAKVRAGVTTLEELFTATTV, encoded by the coding sequence ATGGATCTGTCATTCCTCTCAACAAGCACAGGCAGCGACCGTGGCGCGATCATTCCGCCGCACGCCATTCGTGTCGGCGATCTGCTGCTTGAAAAAGGCGTCATCAAACAGGACCAGCTCGACAAAGCGCTCGCCGCCCAACGCGAGCGCGGCCACAAGAGACTGCTCGGCGAAACGCTGGTCGAGATGAAAATCGTCAGCGAAGAGCAGGTCATGGAAGTGCTCGCCGAGGCGTACGGCATCCCGTTCGCCCGCATCCATCCACGCATCGCCGACCCCGCGGTCGTCGACCAGCTGCCGCGCGACTTCCTCGAAAAGCAGGGCGTCCTCCCGCTGTTCCTCGTCCGCGACGTGCTCACCGTCGCCGTGCACGAGCCCGCCAACGTGTTCGTCATCGAAGAGATCGAACGACTCACCGGCCATCGCGTGCAACTCGTCGCCGCCACCGCCAAAGACATCCAGCACACGCTGCACCTGTTCCTGCCGCAGGAAAACGTGTTCGTCATCGACCAGCTCGTTGAAGACGTGCAGGAAGATGCGATGAGCCTCGTCGAAAAAGAGGTCACCGACCTCAACGACGCTCAGAACGCCGCCAACGAATCGCCCGTCATCAAACTCGTGAACTACCTGATCTACCAGGCCGTCCACGAAGAAGCCAGCGACATTCACATCGAGCCCGGCGACCAGACGCTGCGCGTCCGCTATCGCGTCGACGGCCGACTGTTCGAAAAAATGACCCCGCCGCACCAGATGCTCCCCGCCATGGTCAGCCGTATCAAAATCATGGCCGGCCTCGATATCTCCGAACGACGCCTGCCCCAGGACGGCGGCATCTGCGTCATGATCGACAAACGCCAGATCGACCTCCGCGTCTCCACCATGCCCGGCCGATTCGGCGAAAAAGTCGTCATCCGCATCATCGACACCCAGAACGCCATGGTCCGTCTCGAACGGCTCGGCTTCCCCGAAGACACACTCGAACGCTACCGCCGCGCCGTCCACCAGCCCAACGGCATCATCCTCGTCACCGGGCCCACTGGCTCGGGTAAATCCACCACGCTTTACGCCACGCTCAACGAAATCAACAGCGACGATATCAACATCTCCACCGTCGAAGACCCCGTGGAGTACAGCCTCGACGGCGTCAACCAGTTCCAGGTCAACGAAAAGGCCGGCTTCACCTTCGCCGGCGCGCTTCGCTCGCTCCTGAGGCAAGACCCGGACGTCGTCATGCTCGGCGAAATCCGCGACCAGGAAACCGCACGCATCGCCACACAGGCCGCCCTCACCGGCCACCTCGTACTCTCCACGTTGCACACCAACGACGCGCCCAGCGCCGTCACACGACTGTTCAACGTCGGCGTCGAACCTTACCTCGTCGCCGCCTCCATCCGCGCCGTCATCGCCCAGCGACTCGTGCGAAAAATCTGCCCCGACTGCAAAGAAGCCGTCACACCCGACAGCCACGTCGCCCACAGCCTCGACCGCCTTGCCGAGCAGGGCGTTGAGATCAAAACGCTCTACCAGGGCCAAGGCTGCCCCAAGTGTCGCCAGACCGGCTACCGCGGCCGCGTCGGCGTGTACGAACTGCTCGTGCCCGACGACAACCTGCTCGACGCCATCAGCCGCGGCGTCAGCCTGCAGGAACTTCGACAGATGGCCACCGACGCTGGCGCTTACCACACCCTCCGCGACGACGGCATCGCCAAGGTCCGCGCCGGCGTCACCACACTCGAAGAACTGTTTACCGCCACCACCGTGTGA
- a CDS encoding STAS domain-containing protein yields the protein MKLTCEDQEQFSVLHLKGEFADDDGEKLRQAVRERLDAGTVHDIVLDMAELQFIDSQGLEAMLWVQENCTEKLGQLRLAACPENITTILQLTRLADQFARHDDVEAAIRSLA from the coding sequence ATGAAACTCACCTGCGAAGATCAAGAACAGTTCAGCGTGCTTCACCTCAAGGGCGAGTTCGCCGATGACGACGGCGAAAAGCTCCGCCAGGCCGTACGCGAGCGACTCGACGCCGGAACGGTGCACGACATCGTGCTCGACATGGCCGAGTTGCAGTTCATCGACTCGCAAGGCCTCGAAGCCATGCTCTGGGTGCAGGAAAACTGCACGGAAAAACTCGGGCAGTTGCGACTCGCCGCATGCCCGGAAAACATCACCACGATTCTTCAGTTGACCCGCCTGGCCGATCAGTTTGCACGCCACGACGACGTCGAAGCCGCGATCAGGAGCCTCGCCTAA
- a CDS encoding HD-GYP domain-containing protein has protein sequence MTKLSITQNSDARRKTDCLHSRLTTLKVSVVQIEVDGRVHAMRGAGWLEQQVVACPAFTATLRSRVADLESSVGEVVEPWPGVWLLPLPSGRRRRSEGRRNPELVLAGLMLGPDFLQADQFQLVCQHAQLDAQVVRNRVQLDQLFGRVEAERLALTLDWMQRDLGELERRDRELEGMSQELADSYEELSLLYKLSSSMTVNQSPRTFLTDACSDLQQVAGLRWMTLQLIDHEPRLESFAGELFRAGPLNADTKTIKNIGRHLMRRMGDQINPVVVDDTTSLNIAGLDSLSQSLLMVPLHSDGRLLGLLLGGDKLDGTHLGSIDSKLCSSLANSLSIFLDNMMLYDDMQSMFMGTLHALTAAIDAKDSYTHGHSERVAQMSRALARAAGLDEAACERVYVAGLVHDVGKIGVPESVLCKPGRLTEEEFGLIKRHPEIGARILQDIRQMSDLIPGVLYHHERWDGRGYPHGLKGEGIPLFGRLIGLADAFDAMSSDRTYRRGMAMDEVLKEMHRCSGSQFDPELVKLFVKLDFGPYFQMIKRHQNEEVRKSA, from the coding sequence ATGACGAAACTGTCAATCACTCAAAACTCGGACGCTCGTCGTAAGACCGACTGTCTGCACAGCCGACTGACCACACTGAAGGTCAGCGTTGTACAGATCGAGGTGGACGGCCGGGTGCACGCAATGCGAGGTGCCGGCTGGCTTGAACAGCAGGTCGTCGCATGCCCCGCGTTCACCGCCACCCTGCGCAGTCGCGTGGCGGACCTCGAATCATCCGTCGGCGAAGTCGTCGAGCCGTGGCCCGGCGTGTGGCTGCTGCCGTTGCCAAGCGGTCGCCGACGGCGGTCCGAAGGCCGACGCAACCCTGAACTTGTGCTCGCCGGCCTGATGCTCGGGCCTGACTTCCTTCAGGCCGACCAGTTTCAACTCGTCTGCCAGCACGCGCAACTCGACGCCCAGGTGGTACGCAACCGCGTTCAGCTCGATCAACTGTTCGGCCGAGTCGAGGCGGAACGCCTTGCCCTGACGCTCGACTGGATGCAACGAGACCTCGGCGAACTCGAACGTCGCGATCGCGAACTCGAAGGCATGAGCCAGGAACTTGCCGACTCATACGAAGAGTTGAGCCTGCTCTACAAACTGTCCAGCAGCATGACCGTCAACCAGTCGCCGCGCACCTTCCTGACCGATGCGTGCAGCGATCTGCAACAGGTCGCCGGCTTGCGATGGATGACGCTTCAACTGATCGACCACGAGCCCCGACTCGAATCGTTCGCCGGTGAGCTGTTCCGCGCCGGCCCGCTCAATGCCGACACGAAAACCATTAAAAACATCGGCCGACACCTCATGCGCCGCATGGGCGACCAGATCAACCCCGTCGTCGTCGACGACACAACGTCGCTGAACATCGCCGGCCTTGACAGCCTCTCGCAAAGCCTGCTCATGGTCCCCCTGCATTCCGACGGCCGACTGCTCGGCTTGCTGCTGGGCGGTGACAAACTCGACGGAACGCACCTCGGCAGCATCGACTCGAAGCTTTGCAGCTCATTGGCCAACAGCCTCTCGATCTTCCTCGACAACATGATGCTCTATGACGACATGCAGTCCATGTTCATGGGCACGTTGCATGCACTCACCGCCGCGATCGACGCGAAAGACAGCTATACCCACGGCCACTCCGAGCGCGTCGCCCAGATGAGCCGTGCCCTCGCCCGCGCCGCCGGCCTCGATGAAGCGGCCTGTGAACGCGTCTACGTCGCCGGCCTCGTCCACGACGTGGGCAAGATCGGCGTGCCCGAGTCCGTCCTCTGCAAGCCCGGCCGACTGACTGAAGAGGAGTTTGGCCTGATCAAACGCCATCCGGAAATCGGCGCTCGCATCCTTCAGGACATCCGACAGATGAGCGACCTCATCCCCGGCGTGCTCTACCACCACGAACGATGGGACGGCCGCGGCTACCCCCATGGTCTCAAGGGCGAAGGCATCCCCCTCTTCGGCCGACTCATCGGACTCGCCGACGCCTTCGACGCCATGAGCAGCGACCGCACCTACCGACGCGGCATGGCCATGGACGAAGTGCTCAAAGAAATGCACCGTTGCAGCGGAAGCCAGTTCGACCCCGAGCTGGTCAAGCTGTTCGTCAAGCTCGACTTCGGCCCATACTTCCAGATGATCAAACGACACCAGAACGAGGAAGTTCGCAAGTCCGCCTGA
- a CDS encoding response regulator, which produces MADDRSLILVVDDESHIVHVVSLKLQNAGYRVITAEDGEEALALALEQRPALVITDYQMPMLSGLELCQQLKRDPRTSDTPALMLTARGFSIGEDVLKQTNIALVLSKPFSPREVLARVKELLGKQTNAEAVQAP; this is translated from the coding sequence ATGGCCGACGACCGCTCATTGATTCTGGTGGTGGATGATGAAAGCCATATCGTGCATGTGGTGTCGCTGAAGCTGCAAAACGCAGGCTACCGCGTCATCACCGCCGAGGACGGCGAAGAAGCCCTCGCCCTGGCGCTGGAGCAGCGCCCGGCGTTGGTGATCACCGACTACCAGATGCCGATGCTCAGCGGTCTGGAGCTCTGCCAGCAGCTCAAGCGCGATCCGCGCACGAGCGACACGCCCGCGCTGATGCTGACCGCTCGCGGGTTCAGCATCGGTGAAGACGTGCTCAAGCAGACGAACATCGCCCTCGTCCTCAGCAAGCCGTTCAGCCCGCGCGAAGTGCTTGCGCGGGTGAAGGAACTGCTTGGCAAGCAGACAAACGCGGAGGCTGTACAGGCGCCATGA